From Candidatus Hadarchaeales archaeon, one genomic window encodes:
- a CDS encoding competence/damage-inducible protein A, producing MECALLVVGNEILDGTVKEENASWLAGRLNALGFRVKRIGVVGDNEEEIGRGLEWVLEGSHFVFVCGGLGGTPDDRTREAVAKKLGKRLVQHEGARRELEEKLEKLRRKGVELKGVDWIMKMSQVPEGGEILRNRLGMAPGIRLPVGEAELFLLPGVPVELKVIFAEEVEPLLGKGEEREVVELTFGSEETRLSGWAEELEKKEGVVVGIYPLFGRLQARMRIIGKVGEVGKIACKVKEEARREGIPLLEERSFRLG from the coding sequence ATGGAATGTGCCCTTCTAGTGGTGGGGAATGAGATTCTAGACGGGACGGTTAAAGAGGAGAACGCTTCTTGGTTGGCGGGGAGGCTGAACGCCCTCGGGTTCAGGGTGAAGAGAATAGGGGTGGTGGGGGACAACGAAGAAGAAATAGGGAGGGGGCTGGAATGGGTGTTGGAGGGTTCCCATTTCGTCTTCGTATGTGGCGGATTAGGCGGTACTCCGGACGATAGGACCAGGGAGGCAGTGGCGAAGAAGCTGGGAAAAAGACTGGTTCAGCACGAGGGAGCCCGTAGGGAGCTGGAGGAGAAACTGGAGAAACTTCGCCGGAAGGGAGTGGAGCTGAAGGGAGTGGATTGGATCATGAAGATGAGCCAGGTACCTGAAGGGGGAGAGATCCTCAGGAACAGGCTGGGTATGGCTCCCGGCATCAGACTTCCCGTGGGGGAGGCAGAATTGTTCCTCCTCCCCGGTGTGCCGGTGGAGCTAAAGGTGATTTTCGCAGAAGAGGTGGAACCCCTCCTGGGAAAAGGGGAAGAAAGGGAAGTGGTGGAGCTTACTTTTGGTTCGGAAGAGACAAGATTGAGCGGATGGGCGGAAGAGCTGGAGAAGAAGGAGGGGGTTGTCGTGGGGATATATCCCCTCTTTGGAAGACTCCAAGCGAGGATGAGGATCATAGGGAAAGTCGGAGAGGTCGGGAAGATAGCGTGTAAAGTGAAGGAAGAGGCGAGAAGGGAGGGAATTCCACTCTTGGAAGAAAGAAGTTTCAGGCTAGGTTGA
- a CDS encoding radical SAM protein, which produces MEVVYGPVSSWRLGRSLGIDPLGMEEKKCSFDCLYCSSGPTDEKTVERRTWVYPERLEKELKEALREVEAEVVTFCGLGEPTLAKNLGELIGVARKVSDLPVAVLTNSSLMGGEEVRRDLVKADLVKGKLDAPGEDSFRDINRPHPEVRWRKMVEGMKEFKEEFGGEFSVEVMVIPQNMKMCGEIAEILKKIGPDEVQVNTPLRPSPVRPLRREELEEVLKSFEGLNFRWVYGEGRPKVGRRVGLRKLERLKRAKEEQTFTFQV; this is translated from the coding sequence ATGGAAGTAGTTTATGGACCCGTTTCCTCTTGGCGACTGGGAAGATCGCTTGGAATAGATCCGCTGGGCATGGAGGAGAAAAAGTGTTCTTTCGACTGCTTGTACTGTTCTTCGGGTCCAACGGATGAGAAGACCGTGGAAAGAAGGACATGGGTTTACCCGGAAAGGCTGGAGAAGGAGCTAAAAGAGGCCCTTCGAGAAGTGGAGGCAGAGGTGGTGACCTTCTGTGGGCTGGGGGAACCAACCCTGGCCAAGAACTTGGGTGAGCTGATAGGAGTGGCAAGGAAGGTATCCGATCTGCCGGTGGCCGTTCTCACCAATTCTTCCCTCATGGGTGGGGAGGAGGTTAGGAGGGATCTGGTCAAAGCGGACTTGGTGAAGGGAAAGTTGGATGCTCCGGGAGAGGACTCCTTCAGGGACATCAATAGACCACATCCCGAGGTGAGGTGGAGGAAAATGGTGGAAGGAATGAAAGAGTTCAAGGAAGAGTTCGGAGGGGAGTTCTCCGTGGAGGTGATGGTCATTCCACAGAACATGAAGATGTGTGGGGAAATAGCAGAGATTCTAAAGAAAATAGGTCCAGACGAGGTGCAGGTGAACACCCCCCTTCGTCCGAGCCCGGTGAGACCCCTTCGGAGGGAGGAACTGGAGGAGGTGCTGAAAAGCTTCGAAGGGCTAAACTTTAGATGGGTTTACGGGGAGGGAAGACCAAAGGTGGGGAGAAGAGTGGGTCTCCGAAAGCTTGAGAGACTGAAGAGGGCTAAAGAGGAACAAACTTTTACTTTCCAGGTTTAA